Sequence from the Sphingomonas koreensis genome:
TCCGCCTTCGCCTTCTGCTTGGCCGGGCTGTCGGGGAGGATGTCGTCGAGCCGGTCGGCGCGATTGGGCTCGACCAGCCATTCGTCGGGGAATGGCGCGGCGCCGGGACCGGTCCGGCTCCTGCGCACGCTGCCGATCGCAAGCCGCTGGCCATAGGGGATGGTATGCCGCCCCTCGCGATCGGCGAGTTGCGCGAACAGCGCCTTGCGCAGCTCGATCTTGCGCTCGAGATAGGCCGGGTCGTTGATCAGGTTGTTGCGCTCGTCCGGATCGCGGGCAAGGTCGTAGAGCTCGTCGGTGTCGTAGACGCCGTAATATTGGATATACTTCATGTCGCCGCGCTGGATCGCGAACGTCCCCGGCGTCATCGGGAAGCTCCATTCCCAATAATATTCGTAGACGAAGTCCTGCGGCGTCCAGTCCTTCGCGGCGAGCTTGCCGGTGATCAGCGGAAGCGCGCTCTTGCCCTCGAAATTGGCGGGACGCTGGACGCCCGCGAGGTCGAGGAAGGTCGGCGCATAGTCGAGGTTGCGGATCCGGCCCGGATTGGTCGCGCCCGCGGGCACGCTGCCCGGCTGCCATACCAGCAACGGCACCCGCACCGATCCCTGATAGGCGTTGCGCTTGTCGATCAGCCCGTGATCGCCGATCAGGAAGCCGTTGTCGGACGTGAACACGACCATCGTGTCACGGTCGAGCTTGTTCTTCCTGAGATAGTCGAAGATGCGCCCCAGGCTGTCGTCCACCGCCGACAGGGTGGCGTAGTAATAGCGCAGATACTCCGTCATCTTCATGTCGGAGTTGTAGAAGAAATCGATCCCGTGCCAGGTGTTGCGCTGGTTATGGACCCACATCGGCTTGCCGCGGCGGTTCTCGGGCGTGTCCGCGGCGGTGTCGGGGATCGCGAACGTCACCTTGTCATACTGGCCGCGATGGCGCGGCGCGGGCAGCGGGTCCGAATGCACCGCCTTGTGGCTGAGATAGAGGAAGAAGGGCTTGGACTGGTCGCGCTCCTTGTCCAGCCAGTTCATCGCATAATCGGTGAGCTCGTCCGTGATATAGCCCGCCTGCGGAACCGGCTTGCCATCGACGTTGAGCATGTTGCGCTTGCCCGCCGCAGCGGCTGCCGCCGGGATGCCGGTGGTCGGGAAATAGGCGCCCTGCCCGCGAAAGCTCACCCACTTGTCGAAGCCGGGGCGCGGATTGTCGTCGTCATTCCCCATATGCCATTTGCCGATGAACGACGTCTGGTAGCCGGCCTTTTGCAGCAGCGCGGGGAAGAAGGTCAGTCCCGCCTCCGACGAATGGTTGTTGTCGACGATGCGGTGATTGCGCGCGGTCTCGCCGGTCAGGATCGTCGCCCGGCTGGGCGAGCACAGCGCGGAGGTGACCACGGTGTTCGGGA
This genomic interval carries:
- a CDS encoding sulfatase family protein, coding for MSRIRVSLLCAALGLASVAAPLPAREASAPAKAPAKDAVPVAAKPKNVIFVIVDDLRYDGLGFLQPQLRTPNIDRMAREGTYFPNTVVTSALCSPSRATILTGETARNHRIVDNNHSSEAGLTFFPALLQKAGYQTSFIGKWHMGNDDDNPRPGFDKWVSFRGQGAYFPTTGIPAAAAAAGKRNMLNVDGKPVPQAGYITDELTDYAMNWLDKERDQSKPFFLYLSHKAVHSDPLPAPRHRGQYDKVTFAIPDTAADTPENRRGKPMWVHNQRNTWHGIDFFYNSDMKMTEYLRYYYATLSAVDDSLGRIFDYLRKNKLDRDTMVVFTSDNGFLIGDHGLIDKRNAYQGSVRVPLLVWQPGSVPAGATNPGRIRNLDYAPTFLDLAGVQRPANFEGKSALPLITGKLAAKDWTPQDFVYEYYWEWSFPMTPGTFAIQRGDMKYIQYYGVYDTDELYDLARDPDERNNLINDPAYLERKIELRKALFAQLADREGRHTIPYGQRLAIGSVRRSRTGPGAAPFPDEWLVEPNRADRLDDILPDSPAKQKAKAEGRPFMPVARLGQERLDEK